In one window of Nocardia brasiliensis DNA:
- a CDS encoding peptide synthetase — translation MTNDTVFRRKISPTERLYFFTREVTPPFLMHLAVHGAGTIDPEALRRAVEVASAANPGARLVRDGKYWVDSGVAAAVRVVPDWTLDYRALENDAVLNSAIGPTPERTTEVLLLTGAETTIVFRVFHGVMDGMGMRMWADDVLRALRGVEPLGAPDAIADTELVAQVGAPGRQTLVLPTYRSAIGTGRQDPNAVRWLLRHRTIDATGKGIVARVSAILAEATGAKSRFMVPVDLRRHDPALRSTGNLALPLFLDVRPGESWEAVSAQMRTGLQDKRELNQLDNGGLSKFPPAVIRAVLRASNWLGARCNRNMVSATVSHMGKVDLDELAVPGWTPTTMRVLPQHTGSMPLLFGMVEVGGRIELMVSARNGAGIEARLEALLDRIAQTLEAELAPQDSPTR, via the coding sequence ATGACCAACGACACCGTCTTCCGCAGGAAGATCTCGCCCACCGAGCGGCTGTACTTCTTCACCCGTGAGGTGACACCGCCGTTCCTGATGCATCTGGCCGTGCACGGCGCGGGCACGATCGACCCGGAGGCGCTGCGGCGCGCCGTCGAGGTGGCCTCGGCCGCCAACCCGGGCGCCCGGCTGGTCCGCGACGGAAAGTACTGGGTGGACAGCGGTGTCGCGGCCGCGGTCCGGGTGGTGCCGGACTGGACGCTCGATTACCGCGCACTGGAAAACGATGCGGTGCTGAACAGTGCGATCGGGCCGACCCCGGAGCGCACCACCGAGGTGCTGCTGCTCACCGGCGCCGAGACGACCATCGTGTTCCGGGTGTTCCACGGCGTGATGGACGGCATGGGGATGCGGATGTGGGCCGACGACGTACTGCGCGCGCTGCGCGGTGTCGAGCCGCTCGGCGCTCCGGACGCGATCGCCGACACCGAACTGGTCGCACAGGTGGGCGCGCCGGGCAGGCAGACGTTGGTGCTGCCGACCTATCGGTCCGCCATCGGCACCGGCCGCCAGGACCCGAACGCGGTGCGCTGGCTGCTGCGCCATCGCACCATCGACGCCACCGGCAAGGGCATCGTGGCGCGGGTCTCGGCGATCCTGGCGGAGGCGACCGGGGCGAAGTCCCGCTTCATGGTTCCGGTCGATCTGCGCCGCCACGACCCGGCGCTGCGCTCCACCGGCAACCTCGCGCTGCCGCTGTTCCTCGACGTGCGGCCGGGCGAGAGCTGGGAAGCGGTGAGCGCCCAGATGCGCACCGGCCTGCAGGACAAGCGGGAGCTGAACCAGCTGGACAACGGCGGGCTGTCGAAGTTCCCGCCCGCCGTCATCCGCGCGGTGCTGCGGGCGAGTAACTGGCTCGGCGCGCGATGCAACCGGAACATGGTCTCCGCCACGGTCTCCCACATGGGCAAGGTCGACCTCGACGAGCTGGCCGTGCCCGGCTGGACACCGACCACGATGCGGGTGCTACCGCAGCACACCGGATCGATGCCGCTGCTGTTCGGCATGGTCGAGGTAGGCGGGCGGATCGAGCTGAT